The DNA region taaattcaatgcgcacagactgaagtagtttaagtctttggttcttttaattgtgatgattttggctcacatttaacaaaaacccaccaattcactatctcaaaaaattagaatatggtgacatgccaatcagctaatcaactcaaaacacctgcaaaggtttcctgagccttcaaaatggtctctcagtttggttcactaggctacacaatcatggggaagactgctgatctgacagttgtccagaagacaatcattgacacccttcacaaggagggtaagccacaaacattcattgccaaagaggctggctgttcacagagtgctgtatccaagcatgttaacagaaagttgagtggaaggaaaaagtgtggaagaaaaagatgcacaaccagccgagagaaccgcagccttatgaggattgtcaagcaaaatcaattcaagaatttgggtgaacttcacaaggaatggactgaggctggtgtcgaggcatcaagagccaccacacagagacgtgtcaaggaatttggctacagttgtcgtattcctcttgttaagccactcctgaaccacagacaacatcagaggtgtcttacctgggctaaggagaagaagaactggactgctgcccagtggtccaaagtcctcttttcagatgagagcaagttttgtatttcatttggaaaccaaggtcctagagtctggaggaagggtggagaagctcatagcccaagttgcttgaagtccagtgttaagtttccacagtctgtgatgatttggggtgcaatgtcatctgctggtgttggtccattgtgttttttgaaaaccaaagtcactgcacccgtttaccaagtaatattggagcacttcatgcttccttctgctgaccagctttttaaagatgctgatttcattttccagcaggatttggcacctgcccacactgcaaaaagcaccaaaagttggttaaatgaccatggtgttggtgtgcttgactggccagcaaactcaccagacctgaacccctgaGAATCCagagagaatctatggggtattgtcaagaggaaaatgagaaacaagagaccaaaaaatgcagatgagctgaaggccactgtcaaagaaacctgggcttccataccacctcagcagtgccacaaactgatcacctccatgccacgccgaattgaggcagtaattaaagcaaaaggagcccctaccaagtattgagtacatatacagtaaatgaacatactttccagaaggccaacaattcactaaaaatgttttttttattggtcttatgatgtattctaattttttgagatagtgaattggtgggtttttgttaaatgtgagccaaaatcatcacaattaaaagaaccaaagacttaaactacttcagtctgtgcgcattgaatttatttaatacacgagtttcacaatttgagttgaattactgaaataaatgaacttttccacgacattctaatttattgagatgcacctgtatataaagtCTGGCATCAACTCACGAAGTTGCATGTCCTCAGTATTGGCAGGGACCCCCTTTttaatatttctcacaaaaatttGACACTCACTCATTGCTTCTCTCCCCAACCTCTTAAATATTTGAATCCCCATGATACCAAAACATTTTAGAGTTAATATGGTGTCAACAGCAAAATTACCAATTTGTCAATTaggtctcatatatatatatatatatatatatatatatatatatatatatatatatatatataccttttaataaatattatacagAATTAGCCTTCATAGAATAGCATAGGCCTATTTCTGAAGTTTTTTTAAGCGAACCCTAGGCTACTGTGTTTACTGTGCATATGTTGGCCATTTTACAACGGGTATGCATGGTGCTCATCCGATCAGAAGCCAAGTATGACTTGGTCAAAACGTATGCATGCCATTTTAGAATGTCTTTATATTTTGGCGCGCTCGTTTGAATGGTTACCCTGGAAACATCTAATTGCGCTGGAGGACAAATGACGCACGGCAGGCAAAAGAACGACGTGTTGAATTCGTCGCTTCATTTCAGCAGAACCCCGCCGAGTTCAAAGGAGGAGGAGTCCTGTGGAGTGGGTTTTATGAGAAATGTCTCCAACGTCTACATACAAAACAGTACTCGTTTATTAATCACTCTTCCAGGGAGCAGTAGCCAAATAAGAATTTGTGCATTTAGATCAGACGATAGAAATTGATGTTATTACTCTTTTACGCTCTACAGGTTCCAATTAGATCCAAATGGGGGTTGATATCATTGAAGAACCTTTTCTTAAACttccacaaaatatttttatcttcttgTTCATTTTTAAGctacggaagctctgaaccgcaaggtgaataaataaataaataaataaaataaaataaaataaaaaatagtatctcagttccttcctgaccctaagtcttaaattttgaagagagaaaaaaaaatttttgaagagagaaaataataagaaattattattattttttttaaccttgcggttcagagcttccgtatTAAGCCATCTATATACTGGTGCTTTTAAGAACCCAGACGCCAACACACTGATCTAAAGAAACTACAGGCCATAATGAAACATCAAGAACCTTTTCAATCTCCACAGAACCATATAGCTATCTctagtgttaaaaaaaagattaacCTTTTATTGTAAGAGTCTATAGAAATAACAGATTCAAATCCAATAACTAGTAGGCTATATAAGTTAAACAAAATTGAAAGTTTTTGTGAATACATTTGGATTATCTTAATCGTTTGATGAGCTTTTGTCACTTTAATTAAGCCGATTAATCACTACGATGAGTGTAAGATCTGCATGATCCTGAGATCAGTTCATAGGCTTCTGGAGGGGGAGAGGTGTGAGCCCAAAGTTCCTCCCTGCCGATTGTAAGAGCAGAGGTGATTCAGTTGCATTGTTCGTGAGGAGCGGATCAAACGCCCAACTCTGAAAACCTCCTTTTCTCATGGAAATAAAGTGTCTGCCTCTCACTCACACGTGGAGTTTCAGTAATGCATGAAGTCCAGCGCGCAACGGCACTACACATCACTGAGTGAAGTTTAGATTGAGGAGCACACTGGATTGGAGAGAACGCGGACCTCTGGACGCGCACAACAGCTGAATGAAGGAAATCGACATTACTTCGGCAGACCCTTGCAGCATTTCTGGGTTTCCAGAGCTTTAAACCATGTTTGAGTGTGGACGGTGTGCCGTTGTCTTCGGGCTGCTGTGCGCTGCTCTCTCCGCGGGCGCATCGGTGTGTCCGCCCGGCTGCGAGTGTTCGGAAGCCGCGCTCACGGTCAAATGTGTTTCTAAAGATCTGAGGAACATTCCGAGCGGCATCCCGGGCTACACCAGAAACCTCTTCATCACCGGGAACCACATCAGTCAGATTGGACCCGAATCTTTCCAGGGACTGGACAATGTGACAAATTTGTCACTGTCTAACAACAGGTAGCCTTAAATGTAACGTTGCGTGatgtatatatagcctatacatgcTGCACTCACATTTGACTGAAGATGCGTATGCATATTTTACGAACATTCTCCATGGTACCCGTATCGTTCCCTCCAGCATACCATATCATTCATCTCAATGACTAAAAGTGGCGCAATTTAGGCTTCCTCAATTCACCTTAATGTAAAAACATGCTAAACAGTGTAAGAAACTTCCAAAATCGTCCAATTCCACATTATTTCCTTAATGACAGCAGAAGCTATAATACCAAAATTGTATGtcatgttgcaaatgtatgtaacCTATTAAAAAAAGATGGTTTTAAGGTGAAATGAAGTAAAAttcaatttaccatggtaatttatttgtaattttttatgagGGGAAGCTCAAGAAGAAGCTTGAAAGTGTTAAACGGATGTATTTTCCAAACCAATACAGATTTGATTGAACCCAAGTACATTTTCTGATATTATagcttgtattttattttaaattaaacagtcatatatacatatatatggccAGTGTTGGAAGTAATCTAATtagaaagtaattaattactgcaaTGAAATTACTTTTAGTACAAGCgtagcacattacattttaaattcttgtaatcaggctagttactgactttcaattaagttagttacatttatgtacattacttgggttagagatatttctaaagtaatatttttgtagaatacatttaaaatatgaattccatTAATATGCAAATCCGGTTCTGTGAAAGCTGAAGATTGTGCATCCCCTGACAAGTCAATAAACAAggtggaaatatagacattattttgaattcattgagtgATTTCAAAACAAAAAGCTTTTATGTGAAGTGTTATAGAAAGCAACTTaaatgtaattagtaatgtgattactttttcaatgaaataatCAGTAAATTCAGTATTCTAATTAAAATGacagaagtaattagtaatttgtagtgaactACTTTGAGGAACTTACCAAACACTGTACATGGTGCAGTGCGTCACCTAGTAAAGAGCAGATTTTGTTGCAAAATCAAGAATTAAGAAGTATTCAAGATTGGAGTTTAAAATCGATCGTTTGAATATTGGGTGGGGTAGTTGGCCCTGAGAGAAATGAAATAAACTTATCCTATTAATGTAaattacactgaacaaaaatataaacgcaacatgtaaagtgttggtcccatgtttcatgagctgaaataaaagatcccagaaatgtTCCATATGCATTGATTAGAATAGGGcctaatacatttatttcaattgactgatttccttaaatgaactgtaactaagtaaaatctttgaaattgttgcatgttgcatttatatttttgttcagtatagttCCTTTTTTTTATCCAGGATCTATGAGGTGAAGTCTCACACATTTTCTAACCTGCGAAGCCTCAGATCGCTGGATCTAAGCAACAACCAGCTGGCCCTCATCCATCCTGAGGCATTCACTGTCCAGAGCCGCATGCTGAGGGAGCTCAACCTCAGTCGGGCTCTTTACAACCACTCGTCTGTCAATGATCTCGCCACCTCTCTTCGCTGGAGCAGTTTGAGTGACCTGCTGGGGCTGGacctgtccagtaatggccttgtCTACTTGCCCCCTGGCATCTTTTGCCATCTTGTTGGCTTGCGGCGCCTTCATCTTGGCAACAACTCTATAGTGGCCATCCATAACGGGACATTCGCGAGTTTGGACCATCTACAGGAGCTCGATCTCACCCACAATGCTCTTAGGACCTTGCGAGAAGAGGCTTTGAAAGAGTTGGAGCACTTGCATTCGGTAAGGCTCCACTTGGCGGAGAACCCTTATACGTGCACTTGCGACATTGAAACGTTTGCTGTCTGGCTGAACAACTCACAGGAGCGTGTGGTGGATGTTGAGCGGCTGGCTTGCGTGTTCCCTGCAGAACTGCAGAACATGTCATTATTGATGGTGGCCGAACTTGAATTGGGTTGCCACAAAGCGGGAGAGGCCGACAACCTTGCGTTGCAAACCTCCTACGTGTTTTTGGGTATCGTGCTGGGTTTTGTTGGTCTCATGTTCCTTTTTGTGCTCTACCTGAATCGCAAAGGCATCAAGAAGCGAATCTACGAAATGCGTGATGCCTGCCGGGAAGTTTGGGAAGGGTATCACTACCAATACGAGATTGACCATGATCCCAGACTATCGCAGGTCTC from Myxocyprinus asiaticus isolate MX2 ecotype Aquarium Trade chromosome 30, UBuf_Myxa_2, whole genome shotgun sequence includes:
- the LOC127420742 gene encoding trophoblast glycoprotein-like, with the protein product MFECGRCAVVFGLLCAALSAGASVCPPGCECSEAALTVKCVSKDLRNIPSGIPGYTRNLFITGNHISQIGPESFQGLDNVTNLSLSNNRIYEVKSHTFSNLRSLRSLDLSNNQLALIHPEAFTVQSRMLRELNLSRALYNHSSVNDLATSLRWSSLSDLLGLDLSSNGLVYLPPGIFCHLVGLRRLHLGNNSIVAIHNGTFASLDHLQELDLTHNALRTLREEALKELEHLHSVRLHLAENPYTCTCDIETFAVWLNNSQERVVDVERLACVFPAELQNMSLLMVAELELGCHKAGEADNLALQTSYVFLGIVLGFVGLMFLFVLYLNRKGIKKRIYEMRDACREVWEGYHYQYEIDHDPRLSQVSTMADM